ATGAGCTGACGGCGTCCGGCGGGCTCGCTGCTCTCCGACGGGCGCACGTCAGGGCTCGGCTCCGCGGTCATCCTCACCTCCCCGTCCGACGTCGTCGTGCCTCCTTCGTGGCGCGCGTCACACCAGAGCCTAGACCAAGCAAGTGTTAGGTTGACAGCCCCGATCTCCGCGGAGGGAGCCCGTCCGGTGCACCACAGTCTCTCCTTCGACCTCAGCTACGCCGACACCGATCCGTCCGGACTGGTCTACTTCGCCGCCTGGTTCCCGTGGATGGAGCGGTGCCAGAGCGCGTGGTTCCACGCCCACGGTCTGCGCCAGGACACGATGCTGGCCGAGCAGGGGTTCGGCACGGTGACCCGGCGGGCCGAGTGCGACTACCTCGCCGCGACCGCCCTCTACGACCCGATCACGGTCACCACCACGATCGCCGAGGTGGGCCGCACCTCCTTCACCACCCAGCACGACTTCGTCCGGGACGCCGACGGCGTGCTCGTCGCCCGGGGACGCCTCGTCATCGTGACCGTGGACCCGCAGGGTCAGGCCGTGCCCGTCCCGGAGCCGATCCGCACGGGGCTCGGCGCGTGAGCCCGCTG
This genomic window from Nocardioides anomalus contains:
- a CDS encoding acyl-CoA thioesterase gives rise to the protein MHHSLSFDLSYADTDPSGLVYFAAWFPWMERCQSAWFHAHGLRQDTMLAEQGFGTVTRRAECDYLAATALYDPITVTTTIAEVGRTSFTTQHDFVRDADGVLVARGRLVIVTVDPQGQAVPVPEPIRTGLGA